The Nocardia sp. NBC_01503 sequence GTCCATGCCCGCGATGAACTTCAGGCGGGAATTCGGCGCTATCAGTGGGCTTTCGGTGTTGTTGGTGGTGGCGAGTGCGCTCGCGCTGGGGGTGTTCTTCATGGTGGTGATCCCGGATGTGGGGTTCGCCTGGGGTGTGGCGCTGGGGGCGATCATCAGTCCTACGGATGCGGTGGCGACGTCGATCATCAAGCAGACGTCGGTGTCCAAACGGGTGGTGGCGATGCTCGATGGGGAGAGTTTGCTCAATGATGCGACGGCACTTGTGCTGTTGCGTACCGCGATTGTGGCTACGGCGGCGTCGTTCGCGTTCTGGGGTGCGGTGGGGACGTTCGTGTACTCGGTGTTGGTCGCGGTGGCGATCGGGTGGGTGATCGGGCGGCTGAATTTGATGGTCCGGAAGCGGGTCACCGATTCGACGGTGAATACGGTCATCTCGTTCACGGTGCCGTTCGTGGCGTCGGTGCCCGCGGAGCTGCTCGGCGCTTCGGGGCTGGTGGCGGCGGTGGTCGCCGGTTTGATTACGGGAATCCGTGCGCCGCGAGATCTTTCGCCGCGGAACAGGCTTTCGGATAGTCAGAATTGGCGGACCATCGAGCTGGTGCTCGAGGGCGCGGTGTTCCTGACCATGGGTTTGCAGATCCGGACGATCGTCACCAATGTTCAGAACGATCACGGCGGGGTCGGGACGGCGGTGCTCATTGCCGCGGGTGCGCTGCTGTTGACGATCGCGGTGCGCGCCGCCTTCGTCGCCCCGCTGCTGCGTTTGCTCGCCGCGAACGTAAGGCGCGGCGAGCAATTGCAGCCCCGGCTCGAGGGTATGCAGGAGAAGATGTCCACCGCCGAGGGCAAGCAGCAGCTGCTGGAGCGGGCGAACACCAAGCGCCGCAAGGTATCCGAACATGATCTCGATCGACTTGCCCGTCGGGTCACCAAGGGTTTGGCCAATATCGAGTATTTTCTGCGGGAACCGCTCGGCTGGCGCGAGGGCACCGCGGTGGTGTGGGCGGGTATGCGCGGCGCGGTGACGGTGGCCGCCGCGCAGACCCTGCCGGAGGACACGCCGCAGCGTTCGGTGCTGGTGCTCATCGCGTTCGCGGTGGCACTGCTCTCCCTGGTCGTCCAGGGCGGCACGATCGGCCCGCTGCTGCGCCTGCTCCCGCCGGATGCCGACCAGGACACCTCCAGGGAACAGCTACAGGCCGAACAGACCCGGATCGTGGAGTTGATGCGCACCACCGCCCAATCCATCCAGGAGCCGGAGCAGGCGGATGACGAACCCACCCAGCAGAGCTTTCAGGAGGCGAGAGCCCACCGCCTGGCCGTCATCGACGCACAACGCTCGGCGCTGCTCGATGCCCGCGATAACGGCACCTTCGACGCCGATGTGCTCGCGAACGCCCTGGCCAATCTGGACGCCTCGGAGATCGCCATCGAACTGCGCGGCACCTTGATCAGCTGAGCAGCACGCTCAGCGGACCGGATTCAGGCAGCTCGAGGGGAGGTCCTGGATGGAGCACAGGGCCGGGGCCCTGGTCGGAACGTAGTTGGCCGGGACCCCGCCCATCGCGGTGATGTCGTGATAGGCGGGTACCGCGGGGGTGGGTCGCCGGGCCAGCGAGGGATCGGTGGTCACATCGACGGTGTAGAGGCCGAAACGCGGTGCGTAGCTGCCCCATTCGTAGTTGTCGGTGATGCTCCAGTAGTTGTAGCCGATGACATTCATACCGTCGGCCTTGGCCCGCTGGATCCAGTAGACGGTGTCACGCAGATTGTCCGCGCGGGTGATCCCGTCGGTGGTTGGTGAGCCGTTGTCGGTGGGCATACCGTTCTCGACGATATAGAGCGGTCGGCCCGGAAATTTCTGGGCGTACCTGCGCAGTACGTAGTAGATGCCGTCGGGTTCGATAATCAGGCTGGAGGGTTGATTGGTCAGCAGCGCAGCCAGATTCGGTGGTTTGGACAGCGATCCGCCGTAGTAGTAGTCGATCCCGACATAGTCGAGTTTATCGGCGATGCGGTCGACGAAGGAGGCATCGGCCTGCGCCGCGCCGATGGACGAGTAGGCGATATTGCTGGTGACCATCGCATTGGCCTGCCGCGCGTGGATATGGTCGTAGATGGCGCGGTGTGCTGCGACCATTCGATCGATCATGGTCGTCACATCGAGTGCGCCGATACCGCCGATCTGCTGTTCCTTCGACACATACGCGAGCGGCTCGTTGAAGGTGACCCAGAGCGGATCCGAACCCGCGTACCGGTCCACCACCGCGCGGGCGTTGGTCAGCCAGTCCTCGACCATGCCGGGATTGCGCCAGCCGCCGCGGTCGACCTCCCAGCCGGGGAATACCCAGTGGTCCAGGGTGATCATCGGGCGCATTCCGGCGGCGCGGATGCGCGCGATCATCGCGTCATAGAAGGAGAAATCCCATTCGCCCGGATTGGGTTGTACGCGTGCCCATTCCACACTGATCCGGTAAACGCCTACGCCGAGGTCGGCGGCGTTCTGGATATCCTCACCGTAGCGGTGCAGGAAATCGACGGAATCGCGGTAGTTCTCGGCTCGGCCGGAGGCGGCGTAGCGGCTCCAATTGCTGTCGGGTGCGGAGCCTTCGCTCTGGAATCCCGAACTCGATACGCCCCAAAGGAAATTGCCGCCGACAGCGGGTAACCCGGGATCGGCGGTGGCCCGCCCGGGTGTGATGGCCGCGCATAAGGCGGCCAGAACAATGCATGCCAGCGCGAACGGTGCACGTTGTCCCATCGGATCGAGAGTACCTTCCGGAGAAGCACTTTCGGGGCGGTCCGATCAGATCGAGTGCGGGCGACACGCCTTGCGGACCGTCCAAGTGCGCAAATGCTCATTTGAGCCGGGCTCGGTCGCTATTGACAGATCGCCGTGTCGAAGACGTGTTGCACGGCCTCGGTGGCGGCGGGATCGACCGGACGCAGATTCGCCAGGACGGTTACCGCGCGACCTTCGACCGTCACTCCGTCATGGGTTCGGAACCCGGGGATGGAGCCGCCGTGACCCCAGACTTCTTTACCGCAGGGGACGCTGAGGCGGGCCAGGCCCAGGGCATAGTCGATTCCGTTTCGGTTGGTGAGCGGTTTGGGATCACGGCGCATCTCCGCCAATTGCGCTGGCTGGAGCAGTTTTTCGAACAGGAGCGCGGTGAAGAAACGGTCCAGGTCGGCACCCGTGGAGATGAGGGCGCCGGCGGAGCCCGCCCAGGACGTATCGAATTGGGTGAAATCCATGGGCTTTCCGTCGACCACCTCGTAGCCGAGCGGGTGCGGATTTCTGATGTCGATTTCACCTGCGGCGGGAATGTAGGTGGATTTCAGGCCGAGTGGCTGGATTACCCTGCGGTCGACTTCGTCGGCGAAGGGATGGCCGGTCAGTCGCTCCACCAACATTCCGACGATCAGATAGTTGGTGTTGCTGTATTCGGCCTTCTCCCCCGGCGGGAAATGCGCGGGTCCGCTGGCGACGGCGGCGCGCACCAGATCGGCGGATTCGAAGTGATAGGTGCGCATGGTTTCGTAATCCGCATCGAGTTGCGGCAATTCGAGGTATTCGGGTAGTCCGCTGGTGTGTTGCATGAGGTTTCGCACGGTAATGCGGTTTCCGTCGATGCCTTCGCCCTGCACCACACCGGGGAGATATCGCTCGATCGGTGCATCGAGATCGACTTTCCCTTCGCCTGCCAACTGCATCATGACGGTCGCGACGAAAGCCTTGGTATTGCTGCCCACGCGGACCTCGGCATTGTCCGGAAAGGGTGCCTTGGTGTCGATATTCCCGACTCCCGCGGTGGCGGTCCAGGTTTGTCCGTGTTCGGTGACGACCACCTGCACCCCGGGGGTACCGGCCGCGACCGCCGCGTCCAAGGCACGCCGCACCTCGACCCGCGCGGTATCGGAAAGCGGTTGCGGTGCGGCCGAATCCGCTCCGGAGCTGCATGCGGTGAGCGCGCAGGCCAGCGCCAAGCCGCCTACGACGATTCGTCGAACCCTCAGCTTCGAAGTCATACCCGCAGACTCACACGGACGCGCGGTCGCCCACATCGCTCCCAGGTCCCACGCGGACCCCGAGAAGCCCCCGAGAACCCCTACCTCTCGAGGCCGCGACGGGAGTCGAGGCGGGCGCGGTCGGCGGCGGCTCGTCCGGCGTCCCAGCCTTCGGCACTGCGAATGGTAATCCCGCGGCTGCGGGATTGCGGGAAGAGGGTTTCGAAGGCGTTGTCGACAGCCAGTTGATGCGAGGCCAGCACCG is a genomic window containing:
- a CDS encoding family 1 glycosylhydrolase; translated protein: MGQRAPFALACIVLAALCAAITPGRATADPGLPAVGGNFLWGVSSSGFQSEGSAPDSNWSRYAASGRAENYRDSVDFLHRYGEDIQNAADLGVGVYRISVEWARVQPNPGEWDFSFYDAMIARIRAAGMRPMITLDHWVFPGWEVDRGGWRNPGMVEDWLTNARAVVDRYAGSDPLWVTFNEPLAYVSKEQQIGGIGALDVTTMIDRMVAAHRAIYDHIHARQANAMVTSNIAYSSIGAAQADASFVDRIADKLDYVGIDYYYGGSLSKPPNLAALLTNQPSSLIIEPDGIYYVLRRYAQKFPGRPLYIVENGMPTDNGSPTTDGITRADNLRDTVYWIQRAKADGMNVIGYNYWSITDNYEWGSYAPRFGLYTVDVTTDPSLARRPTPAVPAYHDITAMGGVPANYVPTRAPALCSIQDLPSSCLNPVR
- a CDS encoding cation:proton antiporter; the encoded protein is MTELLIVSVAALLVIAGSAVVGPRVGIASPLVLVGIGVLASLMPIFAAVRIEPEWILEGVLPPLLYSSAVSMPAMNFRREFGAISGLSVLLVVASALALGVFFMVVIPDVGFAWGVALGAIISPTDAVATSIIKQTSVSKRVVAMLDGESLLNDATALVLLRTAIVATAASFAFWGAVGTFVYSVLVAVAIGWVIGRLNLMVRKRVTDSTVNTVISFTVPFVASVPAELLGASGLVAAVVAGLITGIRAPRDLSPRNRLSDSQNWRTIELVLEGAVFLTMGLQIRTIVTNVQNDHGGVGTAVLIAAGALLLTIAVRAAFVAPLLRLLAANVRRGEQLQPRLEGMQEKMSTAEGKQQLLERANTKRRKVSEHDLDRLARRVTKGLANIEYFLREPLGWREGTAVVWAGMRGAVTVAAAQTLPEDTPQRSVLVLIAFAVALLSLVVQGGTIGPLLRLLPPDADQDTSREQLQAEQTRIVELMRTTAQSIQEPEQADDEPTQQSFQEARAHRLAVIDAQRSALLDARDNGTFDADVLANALANLDASEIAIELRGTLIS
- a CDS encoding serine hydrolase domain-containing protein; amino-acid sequence: MTSKLRVRRIVVGGLALACALTACSSGADSAAPQPLSDTARVEVRRALDAAVAAGTPGVQVVVTEHGQTWTATAGVGNIDTKAPFPDNAEVRVGSNTKAFVATVMMQLAGEGKVDLDAPIERYLPGVVQGEGIDGNRITVRNLMQHTSGLPEYLELPQLDADYETMRTYHFESADLVRAAVASGPAHFPPGEKAEYSNTNYLIVGMLVERLTGHPFADEVDRRVIQPLGLKSTYIPAAGEIDIRNPHPLGYEVVDGKPMDFTQFDTSWAGSAGALISTGADLDRFFTALLFEKLLQPAQLAEMRRDPKPLTNRNGIDYALGLARLSVPCGKEVWGHGGSIPGFRTHDGVTVEGRAVTVLANLRPVDPAATEAVQHVFDTAICQ